A genomic region of Mesorhizobium sp. NZP2077 contains the following coding sequences:
- a CDS encoding zincin-like metallopeptidase domain-containing protein — MYRNTARARSGNDRTGLYQEITDKIITELEAGRVPWVQPWGTAAAKAPLAMPWNASAHRRYSGINVLILWGAVIEHGFSGQSWLTFSQALALGGNVRKGEHGTTVVFADRFIPSNEKKRARESGDEAQAIPFLKRFTIFNADQCENLPQDIAALAPPPPPGIVEPQAETLIRATGADFRIGGSRAFYSPASDFVQVPPPAAYFEPINWHRTAFHELGHWSGHSSRLDRDMTGSFGSKSYVREELVAELAGAFICASLSIAPTVRHADYIGSWLEVLREDNRAIVRAASAASKAAEFILGFQPGVDHQATSAAATDKREAA, encoded by the coding sequence ATGTACAGAAACACCGCTCGCGCCCGTTCCGGCAATGACCGCACGGGCCTCTATCAGGAAATCACCGACAAGATCATCACCGAACTGGAAGCCGGACGTGTCCCCTGGGTGCAGCCTTGGGGAACCGCCGCGGCAAAGGCGCCGCTCGCCATGCCGTGGAATGCGTCAGCGCATCGCCGTTACTCCGGCATCAACGTCCTGATCTTGTGGGGCGCGGTCATCGAGCATGGCTTCTCGGGGCAGAGCTGGCTTACTTTCAGCCAGGCGCTCGCACTCGGCGGTAACGTCAGGAAGGGCGAGCACGGTACGACCGTCGTATTCGCCGACCGCTTCATTCCCAGCAACGAGAAGAAGCGAGCCCGCGAGAGCGGTGATGAAGCGCAGGCTATTCCATTCCTAAAACGCTTCACAATCTTCAACGCAGATCAATGTGAGAACCTGCCGCAGGACATCGCCGCCCTCGCACCACCACCTCCGCCGGGGATCGTCGAACCGCAAGCAGAGACACTGATCCGGGCCACCGGCGCGGACTTTCGGATCGGCGGCAGCCGCGCCTTCTACAGCCCGGCGAGTGACTTCGTGCAGGTCCCGCCGCCCGCCGCCTATTTCGAGCCGATCAACTGGCACCGGACCGCCTTCCACGAATTGGGGCATTGGTCGGGTCATTCCTCCCGGCTCGACCGTGACATGACCGGTTCCTTCGGCTCCAAATCCTACGTGCGCGAGGAACTAGTCGCCGAATTGGCGGGCGCCTTCATCTGTGCCTCGCTCTCCATCGCGCCGACGGTGCGCCATGCCGATTATATCGGTTCATGGCTGGAGGTCCTGCGCGAAGACAATCGCGCCATTGTCCGCGCGGCCAGCGCGGCATCGAAGGCCGCCGAATTCATCCTCGGTTTCCAGCCTGGTGTCGATCACCAAGCGACCTCGGCAGCAGCGACCGACAAAAGGGAGGCGGCGTGA
- a CDS encoding DUF6499 domain-containing protein, whose product MRPDTSRWRDNDSYDYFDTLPIEGLAWECLRRHEPYQRHYQALLTTRAEKAPFHPAAQRQWGLRFPGHAGFVGLGARRSLVA is encoded by the coding sequence ATGAGGCCGGATACGTCGCGTTGGCGAGACAATGACAGCTATGATTATTTCGACACATTGCCCATCGAAGGGCTCGCCTGGGAGTGTCTTCGACGTCACGAACCCTATCAAAGGCACTATCAAGCGCTGCTGACCACAAGAGCCGAAAAAGCACCCTTCCACCCTGCGGCGCAACGGCAATGGGGGTTACGATTTCCCGGCCACGCCGGATTTGTCGGCCTTGGCGCAAGACGTTCTCTGGTCGCCTGA
- a CDS encoding DUF2285 domain-containing protein, whose amino-acid sequence MVSLVPAPAFLSSTPPAPLTGLGVDHDGPEGRHTVHSAGVVTQLFLLPGSDPHGHLAALIPLDADTLGRIEALTRFWRAWQERPAPADTRMTPQQRRRFRLMMQAADGRASGASYRDIAIALYGFKRVAADPWKTSALRDAVIGLVEGATAMIGGGYLQILRHRRRS is encoded by the coding sequence GTGGTTTCTCTCGTACCGGCGCCGGCTTTCCTGTCATCGACGCCACCTGCGCCTTTGACGGGTCTGGGTGTGGACCACGACGGCCCGGAAGGACGCCACACTGTCCATAGTGCAGGTGTGGTCACTCAACTTTTCCTTCTGCCTGGCAGTGACCCGCACGGCCATCTGGCGGCGTTGATTCCCCTGGACGCAGACACGTTGGGACGAATCGAAGCACTCACCCGATTCTGGCGTGCCTGGCAGGAGCGCCCAGCGCCTGCGGACACGCGGATGACCCCGCAGCAACGCCGCCGCTTCCGTCTGATGATGCAGGCCGCGGACGGCCGCGCCAGTGGCGCGAGCTACCGCGACATTGCCATCGCCCTTTACGGGTTCAAGCGCGTCGCCGCCGATCCCTGGAAAACTTCCGCGCTGCGCGACGCGGTGATCGGTCTCGTCGAAGGCGCCACCGCCATGATCGGTGGCGGCTATTTGCAAATCCTGCGTCATCGCCGTCGATCCTAG
- a CDS encoding DUF2493 domain-containing protein codes for MSDPYDTHFEAQPASSPTDHLLQELQLYGYRPFEDEPDPRPLPEGNVIAASIADIFDALVVAMADTRLEPDLEELLWGTVNLFHRACHRIERELDENELSQQRLQREQDGSEVKSVELERLTAQGQTLLERRTAFELMRDQAGEHFEHHTHSIWRPRSGSVVNHRNLTAAMIDSRDFLAAKKYADSNALLPVGPKVAFTGGFDFNDHRLIWAKLDQVHAKHPDMVLLHGGSPKGAELIAAKWAHHRKVPQIAFKPDWARHAKAAPFKRNDAMLDILPIGVIHFPGTGIQDNLADKARKLGIPVMRFGPA; via the coding sequence ATGAGCGACCCGTACGATACCCACTTCGAAGCGCAACCCGCATCATCCCCCACCGACCACCTCCTCCAGGAACTCCAGCTCTACGGCTACCGTCCCTTCGAAGACGAACCCGATCCGCGCCCGCTTCCAGAGGGCAATGTCATCGCCGCCAGCATCGCCGACATCTTCGACGCTCTCGTGGTGGCGATGGCCGACACACGCCTGGAGCCCGACCTCGAGGAACTGCTTTGGGGCACGGTCAACCTCTTCCACCGCGCATGCCATCGGATCGAACGCGAACTCGACGAAAACGAATTGTCGCAGCAGCGCTTGCAGCGCGAACAGGATGGGTCCGAGGTCAAGTCCGTTGAACTCGAACGGCTCACAGCCCAGGGTCAGACGCTGCTCGAACGCCGCACTGCCTTCGAACTGATGCGCGACCAGGCCGGCGAGCACTTCGAGCATCACACGCATTCCATCTGGCGACCGCGTTCGGGCTCCGTCGTCAACCATCGCAATCTCACCGCGGCAATGATCGACAGTCGCGATTTCCTTGCCGCCAAGAAGTATGCCGATAGCAATGCCCTTCTGCCTGTAGGGCCCAAAGTCGCTTTCACGGGCGGGTTCGACTTCAATGACCATCGGCTGATCTGGGCCAAGCTTGACCAGGTCCATGCCAAGCATCCCGACATGGTGCTTCTCCACGGCGGGTCACCGAAGGGAGCGGAGTTGATCGCGGCCAAATGGGCTCACCATCGCAAGGTTCCGCAGATTGCCTTCAAGCCTGACTGGGCGAGGCACGCCAAGGCCGCTCCCTTCAAGCGCAACGATGCAATGCTCGATATACTCCCAATCGGCGTCATTCATTTTCCTGGCACGGGCATTCAGGACAACCTTGCCGACAAAGCCCGCAAGCTCGGCATCCCGGTCATGAGGTTCGGCCCCGCATGA
- a CDS encoding toprim domain-containing protein produces MFPHTASELACRLAQQAEAVCRRYLSNGHREGRYWLVGDVHNSPGRSMFVRLDGPDSGKGQAGKWTDAATGEHGDLLDVIREFLGAAEFKDVADEARSFLTTPRPIPDKTERRRQSDPAPFGSVEAARRLVCMSQPISGTPVETYLRARAITALHETASLRFHPRCYYRPDEHGPTETWPAMIAVVTDVKDKLTGAHRTWLDPGGFSEAHLGRAPIDTPRRAMGELLGHAVRFGVCSDVMAAGEGIETMLSQRSALPSLPAIAALSAAHLAAILFPDTLRRLYIARDNDPAGNGAMATLIERAKSAGIEAMVLTPQLGDFNEDLRLLGLDALRASLRVQLAPQDLTRFLRLAV; encoded by the coding sequence ATGTTTCCTCACACTGCTTCCGAATTGGCATGCCGTCTTGCCCAACAGGCCGAGGCGGTGTGCCGACGCTATCTTTCCAATGGTCACCGCGAAGGCCGGTATTGGCTGGTCGGCGATGTTCACAATTCACCAGGGCGGTCAATGTTTGTCCGCCTTGACGGTCCGGATTCCGGTAAGGGCCAGGCAGGCAAGTGGACGGACGCAGCCACCGGCGAGCACGGCGATCTGCTCGACGTCATCAGGGAGTTTCTTGGTGCGGCGGAGTTCAAGGATGTCGCTGATGAGGCGCGCAGTTTCTTGACCACGCCCCGGCCAATTCCCGATAAAACTGAACGCAGACGACAATCGGATCCGGCTCCTTTCGGTTCGGTCGAAGCGGCCAGGCGGCTGGTCTGCATGTCGCAGCCGATCTCAGGCACGCCCGTCGAGACATATTTGCGTGCACGCGCCATCACGGCCTTGCACGAAACGGCAAGTCTTCGATTTCATCCGCGCTGCTATTACCGTCCCGACGAGCATGGGCCGACCGAAACCTGGCCAGCGATGATCGCGGTTGTCACCGACGTCAAAGACAAGCTCACCGGCGCACACCGCACATGGCTCGATCCTGGCGGCTTCAGCGAAGCCCATTTGGGCCGCGCTCCGATCGACACGCCGCGGCGCGCCATGGGCGAACTGCTTGGGCACGCGGTCCGCTTCGGCGTCTGTAGTGACGTGATGGCGGCCGGTGAAGGCATCGAGACGATGCTGTCGCAACGTTCAGCGCTGCCCTCCTTGCCAGCGATCGCAGCTCTATCGGCCGCACATCTGGCGGCCATCCTGTTTCCTGACACGCTGCGGCGGCTCTACATCGCTCGCGACAACGATCCGGCAGGGAACGGAGCAATGGCGACCCTCATCGAGCGCGCCAAGTCGGCCGGGATCGAAGCGATGGTGCTGACACCGCAGCTCGGCGACTTCAATGAGGACCTGCGTCTGCTCGGCCTGGACGCGCTCAGAGCGTCCTTGCGGGTTCAGCTCGCACCCCAGGACCTCACACGCTTCTTGCGTCTCGCGGTCTGA
- a CDS encoding lytic transglycosylase domain-containing protein: protein MRARRPSTSHRGAPGPLRAARRMALLLLCGLSVATVMPAATVAQDLAIARSSQRDRFGAHIAEASQRFGVPTALIRAIMRKESAGDVRAVSSAGARGLMQIMPGTWDDLRARWSLGRNPFDPRDNILAGTAYLRELRDRYGSPGFLAAYNAGPARYEAYLAGRPLPAETRAYVAALAPLVGGRATTRPFAVTSVEAIPWKHGSLFVCQPSRQQAVASVLAERPPNDAGSEAPVRDVVAIAPLSAGPFVARSGEGIQP, encoded by the coding sequence ATGCGCGCTCGCCGTCCGTCGACGAGCCATCGCGGTGCGCCCGGGCCGCTTCGCGCTGCCCGGCGCATGGCTCTGCTCCTCCTTTGCGGCCTGTCCGTCGCGACCGTCATGCCGGCGGCGACAGTGGCGCAGGACTTGGCCATCGCGCGATCGTCGCAGCGCGATCGGTTCGGCGCTCACATCGCAGAAGCCTCGCAGCGCTTCGGCGTTCCGACCGCGTTGATCCGCGCCATCATGCGCAAGGAGAGTGCGGGCGACGTGCGCGCCGTGTCCAGCGCAGGCGCCCGCGGCTTGATGCAGATTATGCCCGGCACATGGGATGATCTGCGCGCCCGGTGGTCGCTTGGCCGCAATCCATTCGATCCCCGGGACAACATCCTGGCAGGAACGGCGTATCTGCGCGAACTGCGCGATCGCTACGGTTCGCCGGGTTTTCTGGCCGCCTACAACGCGGGACCTGCACGCTACGAAGCCTACCTAGCCGGGCGTCCGTTACCGGCCGAGACCCGCGCCTATGTCGCAGCCCTTGCCCCGCTTGTCGGAGGCCGCGCGACCACCCGCCCTTTCGCCGTCACGTCTGTCGAGGCAATTCCCTGGAAGCACGGCTCGCTCTTCGTATGTCAGCCGAGTCGCCAACAGGCTGTCGCCTCCGTACTGGCCGAGCGACCGCCAAATGACGCTGGCTCTGAAGCTCCAGTGCGCGATGTCGTCGCCATAGCGCCGCTGTCCGCAGGTCCCTTCGTGGCGCGGTCAGGCGAAGGGATCCAGCCATGA
- a CDS encoding VirD2 family relaxase/mobilization nuclease — protein sequence MTSEDELRIRPGRIRSSGTQRARPFIAQALAAAQKAGARISRSGRISPGNRSTFGRGRSASVRANRLLTGRSRTVIIKTRLVRHHARGAPLAAHLSYLRREGVTRDGEKARLFGPQADAMDGGAFAERCGDDRHHFRFIVSPEDAVDMADLKAFARDLMGQMEKDLGTKLDWAGVDHWNTDNPHLHIILRGQTDDGQNLVISRDYIKEGMRARAADLVTQELGPRTDLDIRRNLQRQVEAERWTQLDRQLVRDGRDTGVVDLAFPANAQPDHYHVLKVGRMRKLETLGLAEQVGPGQWIIDDKAEATLRQLGERGDIIKRMHRALTEQGIERGSATYVLAAERIETPIVGRLVDRGLDDELKGSAYAVVDGTDGRTHHIRLSDLDAAGDSAPGSIVELRKFHDAQGHARAALAVRSDLDIERQVTAAGATWLDRQNIAREPTALSDGGFGAEVRQAMQRRADHLVEQGLGERHGQRISFSRNLIDTLRRRELEALSEKLCAETGQPFNRARGGEYVAGSYRQRFTLASGRFAMIDDGLGFQLVPWTPSLEKHLGRHVSGVARNDDGIDWSFGRKRGIGL from the coding sequence ATGACTAGCGAGGACGAACTTCGAATCCGGCCTGGCCGCATCCGCTCGTCCGGTACCCAGCGCGCCAGGCCCTTCATTGCGCAGGCGCTCGCCGCCGCCCAGAAGGCCGGCGCCCGTATCTCTCGCTCTGGCCGGATCAGTCCGGGCAATCGCTCGACCTTCGGGCGTGGCCGCTCGGCGAGCGTGCGCGCCAATCGTCTCCTCACCGGCCGCTCGCGAACCGTGATCATCAAGACACGGCTGGTGCGCCATCACGCGCGAGGCGCCCCGCTTGCCGCCCATCTCTCCTATCTGCGCCGCGAGGGCGTCACCCGTGACGGGGAGAAGGCAAGGCTGTTCGGGCCGCAGGCCGATGCGATGGATGGCGGTGCCTTTGCCGAGCGGTGCGGCGATGATCGGCACCACTTCCGCTTCATCGTCTCGCCCGAAGATGCCGTCGACATGGCGGATCTCAAAGCCTTCGCCCGCGATCTGATGGGCCAGATGGAAAAAGACCTCGGCACGAAGCTCGATTGGGCCGGCGTCGATCACTGGAACACCGACAACCCGCACCTTCACATCATCCTGCGCGGCCAAACTGATGACGGGCAGAATCTCGTAATCTCGCGCGATTACATCAAGGAGGGGATGCGCGCCCGCGCGGCCGATCTCGTTACCCAGGAGCTTGGCCCGCGCACTGATCTCGACATTCGCCGCAATCTGCAGCGCCAGGTCGAAGCCGAACGCTGGACGCAGCTTGACCGGCAACTTGTTCGCGATGGCCGCGACACAGGCGTTGTCGATCTTGCGTTCCCGGCGAACGCTCAGCCCGACCACTATCACGTGCTGAAGGTCGGGCGGATGCGCAAGCTCGAAACCCTTGGCCTTGCCGAACAGGTCGGGCCGGGCCAGTGGATCATCGACGACAAGGCCGAGGCGACGCTGCGCCAGCTTGGCGAACGCGGTGACATCATCAAGCGGATGCACCGCGCTCTGACAGAACAGGGCATCGAGCGCGGCTCGGCGACCTATGTGCTGGCGGCCGAGCGCATCGAGACGCCGATCGTGGGTCGGCTGGTCGACCGTGGTCTCGATGATGAGTTGAAGGGCAGCGCCTACGCCGTGGTCGATGGCACCGACGGCCGCACACATCACATCAGGCTGTCCGACCTCGACGCCGCCGGAGACAGCGCCCCGGGTTCAATCGTCGAACTGCGCAAGTTCCATGATGCCCAGGGGCATGCGCGCGCAGCACTCGCTGTCCGTTCCGATCTCGATATTGAGCGGCAGGTTACCGCCGCCGGCGCGACCTGGCTTGATCGTCAAAATATTGCCCGCGAGCCGACTGCGCTTTCGGACGGCGGCTTTGGCGCCGAGGTGCGGCAGGCGATGCAACGCCGCGCCGACCATCTCGTAGAACAGGGCCTTGGCGAGCGACACGGCCAACGCATCAGCTTCTCCCGCAACCTGATCGACACGCTGCGTCGCCGCGAGTTGGAGGCGCTCAGCGAAAAGCTCTGCGCCGAAACCGGCCAGCCCTTCAATCGCGCCCGCGGCGGCGAGTACGTCGCCGGTTCCTACCGGCAACGTTTCACGCTCGCGTCCGGCCGCTTCGCCATGATCGATGACGGCCTCGGTTTCCAACTGGTGCCTTGGACGCCGTCCCTGGAAAAGCATCTTGGCCGCCATGTCTCGGGCGTTGCTCGCAATGACGACGGCATCGACTGGAGTTTTGGCCGCAAGCGAGGCATCGGCCTCTAA
- a CDS encoding DUF2285 domain-containing protein — MIEPFDDTAPTGDELTEYDRQHIKLYMRLLDAADDGADWREVVEILFGIDLTKEPQRARRIHDSHLARARWMARAGYRHLLRQPGN; from the coding sequence ATGATCGAGCCGTTTGACGATACCGCGCCGACGGGTGACGAACTCACCGAATACGATCGGCAGCACATCAAGCTCTATATGCGCCTGCTTGATGCCGCCGACGACGGCGCGGACTGGCGCGAGGTGGTCGAAATTCTCTTCGGCATTGATCTGACGAAAGAGCCACAACGCGCCCGGCGCATCCATGACAGCCATCTGGCGCGCGCGCGCTGGATGGCGCGTGCTGGCTACCGCCATCTCTTGCGTCAACCCGGCAACTAG
- a CDS encoding S26 family signal peptidase → MTRAGIILASVLATMGVGYPGLTSMPTKLIWNASASAPIGFYTIDFDGPFEVTDLVAVDAPEPLAAFLADRGYLPRGVPLLKRILGVAGQRVCRSNLTITVDGIEAGMALKRDRAGRDLPVWQGCHRIPTGEVFLMNWQVRDSLDGRYFGLLATSQIIGRAVPLWTDNGGNGRFEWRAPMR, encoded by the coding sequence GTGACGCGCGCCGGGATCATCCTCGCTAGCGTTCTCGCAACCATGGGCGTCGGCTATCCCGGCCTCACTTCGATGCCCACGAAGCTCATCTGGAATGCGTCAGCTAGCGCACCGATCGGCTTCTACACGATCGACTTCGACGGACCTTTCGAGGTCACCGATCTTGTCGCCGTCGACGCGCCCGAGCCACTCGCGGCGTTCCTCGCTGATCGCGGCTATCTGCCGAGGGGCGTGCCACTCTTGAAGCGCATCCTTGGCGTTGCCGGGCAGCGTGTATGTCGTTCGAACCTCACCATCACCGTCGATGGTATCGAGGCGGGCATGGCGCTCAAGCGTGATCGGGCCGGCCGTGACCTGCCTGTCTGGCAGGGCTGCCACCGCATCCCGACCGGCGAAGTCTTCCTGATGAACTGGCAGGTCCGCGACAGCCTCGACGGACGTTATTTCGGCCTCCTCGCCACCAGCCAGATCATCGGCCGCGCCGTCCCGCTGTGGACGGACAATGGCGGCAACGGCCGCTTCGAATGGCGCGCGCCAATGCGGTGA
- a CDS encoding conjugal transfer protein TraG codes for MSATKILWGQILAVCAIVLFTTWGATEWVAWRLAFQPELGRPWFRVLGFPFYLPPSFFWWWYGFDAYAPSIFVEGAFIAASGGFACVAVAIGMSVWRAREAKKVETYGSARWADKQEVKATGLLGSDGVVLGRYDGAYLRHDGPEHVLCFAPTRSGKGVGLVVPSLLTWPSSAVVHDIKGENWQLTAGFRARHGRVLLFDPTNPKSSSYNPLLEVRRGEWEVRDVQNIADILVDPEGSLERRNHWEKTSHALLVGAILHVLYAELDKTLAGVAGFLSDPKRPIESTLSAMMKTAHLGEGGPHPVIASAARELLNKSDNERSGVLSTAMSFLGLYRDPVVAEVTRRCDWRITDLVDDKHPTTLYLVVPPSDINRTKPLIRLILNQIGRRLTEDLQVRAKGHRLLLMLDEFPALGRLDFFESALAFMAGYGLKSFLIAQSLNQIERAYGANNSILDNCHVRVSFATNDERTAKRVSDALGTATEMRAMRNYAGHRLSPWLGHLMVSRSETARPLLTPGEVMQLPSTDEIVMVSGAPPIRAKKARYHEDARFRERFLPPPALAAAVEGKPDDWTKLPPPSRPQVTDVTSAPAAADEDVTESERRRQPELGRAEPVVTPSTENEFEIDHLDDVEDEVARNRRLTRLMQGIARQASLDPGDGVDM; via the coding sequence ATGTCCGCCACCAAGATACTTTGGGGCCAGATTCTCGCGGTCTGCGCAATCGTACTTTTCACCACCTGGGGCGCGACGGAGTGGGTGGCCTGGCGCCTGGCGTTCCAGCCCGAGCTCGGCAGGCCGTGGTTCCGGGTCCTGGGCTTTCCGTTTTATCTTCCGCCGTCCTTCTTCTGGTGGTGGTATGGCTTCGATGCCTACGCACCGTCGATCTTCGTGGAGGGTGCCTTTATCGCGGCATCCGGCGGTTTCGCCTGCGTCGCCGTCGCCATAGGCATGTCGGTCTGGCGGGCGCGCGAGGCCAAGAAGGTCGAGACCTACGGCTCCGCCCGCTGGGCCGACAAGCAGGAGGTCAAGGCAACCGGCCTTCTCGGCTCCGATGGCGTGGTGCTTGGGCGATATGACGGTGCCTATCTGCGCCACGACGGACCGGAGCATGTGCTCTGCTTTGCGCCCACACGTTCGGGCAAGGGCGTCGGCCTTGTCGTCCCGTCGCTGCTGACCTGGCCGAGCTCAGCCGTCGTCCACGACATCAAGGGCGAGAACTGGCAGCTCACCGCGGGCTTTCGCGCCAGGCATGGCCGGGTCCTGCTGTTCGACCCCACCAATCCGAAATCCTCTTCCTACAACCCGCTGCTCGAGGTGCGCCGTGGCGAATGGGAAGTCCGCGATGTTCAAAACATCGCCGACATCCTGGTCGATCCCGAAGGCTCGCTCGAGAGGCGAAACCATTGGGAGAAGACCAGCCATGCCCTGCTGGTCGGCGCAATCCTGCATGTCCTCTACGCCGAGCTGGACAAGACACTCGCCGGGGTCGCCGGCTTCCTCTCCGATCCGAAACGGCCGATCGAATCGACGTTGTCCGCGATGATGAAAACAGCGCATCTGGGTGAGGGCGGTCCGCACCCGGTCATCGCCAGCGCCGCCCGAGAACTCTTGAACAAATCCGACAACGAGCGCTCCGGCGTGCTCTCCACCGCCATGTCGTTCCTTGGCCTCTATCGCGATCCTGTCGTGGCCGAGGTCACGCGCCGCTGCGACTGGCGCATCACAGACCTCGTCGACGACAAGCATCCAACGACGCTCTACCTCGTCGTGCCGCCGTCCGACATCAACCGGACCAAGCCGCTCATTCGCCTGATCCTCAATCAGATCGGTCGCCGCCTGACCGAAGATCTGCAGGTGAGGGCGAAAGGGCACCGGTTGCTGCTGATGCTCGACGAGTTCCCGGCGCTTGGCCGCCTCGACTTCTTCGAGTCGGCGCTCGCTTTCATGGCCGGCTACGGGCTGAAAAGCTTCCTGATCGCCCAATCCCTCAATCAGATCGAGAGGGCGTACGGCGCCAACAACTCGATCCTCGACAACTGCCACGTCCGGGTAAGCTTTGCCACCAATGATGAGCGCACCGCCAAGCGTGTGTCCGACGCGCTGGGAACAGCGACCGAGATGAGGGCGATGAGGAACTATGCCGGCCACCGGCTGTCGCCATGGCTCGGTCATCTCATGGTCTCTCGTTCGGAGACGGCTCGTCCGCTCCTCACGCCTGGTGAAGTGATGCAACTCCCGTCCACCGACGAGATCGTCATGGTCTCGGGTGCGCCGCCGATCCGCGCCAAGAAGGCGCGTTATCATGAGGATGCACGCTTCAGGGAGCGTTTCTTGCCGCCGCCGGCGTTGGCGGCGGCAGTGGAGGGGAAACCCGATGACTGGACAAAACTGCCGCCGCCTTCCCGTCCGCAGGTCACCGATGTCACGTCGGCGCCTGCGGCCGCGGATGAGGACGTGACCGAGTCCGAGCGTCGTCGTCAACCCGAGCTCGGTCGAGCCGAGCCGGTTGTGACACCTTCGACCGAGAACGAATTCGAGATCGATCACCTCGACGACGTCGAGGACGAAGTTGCCCGCAACCGTCGACTGACGCGCCTCATGCAAGGCATTGCGCGGCAAGCGTCGCTCGATCCCGGCGACGGCGTGGATATGTGA
- a CDS encoding DUF736 domain-containing protein: MATIGTFKKTASNEFTGEIVTLSVQAKNVRIVPDTRATGENAPSHRVLVGRAEIGAAWSKQSNEGRDYLGLKLDDPSFNAPIYANLFDGEDGEGFSLIWSRPNARRGD, translated from the coding sequence ATGGCTACCATCGGCACTTTCAAGAAGACCGCCTCGAACGAGTTCACCGGCGAAATCGTCACCCTCAGCGTCCAGGCCAAGAACGTGCGCATCGTCCCAGACACACGCGCCACTGGCGAGAACGCTCCCAGCCACCGGGTGCTGGTCGGCCGCGCCGAGATCGGCGCCGCCTGGTCCAAGCAGTCCAACGAGGGCCGCGACTACCTGGGTCTCAAGCTCGACGATCCGAGCTTCAACGCCCCGATCTACGCCAACCTCTTCGACGGTGAGGACGGTGAGGGCTTCTCGCTCATCTGGTCCCGCCCGAACGCGCGGCGGGGCGATTGA
- a CDS encoding DUF2840 domain-containing protein: MIAATHHARDDLVHVELTWIEKRQENWIRFGTHAQEQIVDRRRRILSYRPGAVFAFVRWAANDFGTIISRIDIVRAVARGDAYQTLPFVRPGGDILLKVESWPKVERVLQAIDAIQRLDIEPELVSPDHWRHIHNRITASHAPRSYTLDQHRAFLLRKRTEP, translated from the coding sequence ATGATCGCCGCCACGCACCACGCTCGCGACGATCTCGTCCATGTCGAACTGACCTGGATCGAGAAGAGACAAGAGAACTGGATACGCTTCGGCACGCACGCCCAGGAACAGATCGTCGATCGTCGCCGGCGCATCCTGTCCTATCGTCCCGGCGCAGTCTTCGCCTTCGTGCGCTGGGCCGCGAACGATTTTGGAACGATCATCTCACGTATCGACATCGTGCGTGCGGTCGCACGTGGCGATGCCTATCAGACACTGCCCTTCGTGCGCCCCGGCGGCGACATCCTTCTGAAGGTCGAGAGCTGGCCCAAGGTCGAACGCGTGCTGCAGGCGATCGACGCCATCCAGCGCCTCGACATCGAGCCTGAGTTGGTGTCGCCCGATCACTGGCGGCACATCCACAACCGGATAACCGCCAGCCACGCGCCGCGCAGCTACACACTCGACCAACATCGCGCCTTCCTGCTGCGCAAGAGGACCGAGCCGTGA
- a CDS encoding helix-turn-helix domain-containing protein: MRPDIAVLPPRFLRTKEAADFLSLSARTLEKHRTYGTGPGYRKLGGRVVYAVDDLQAWAERGAVTSTSDPRGSVLPAKRHTPTPLAHDGRYAR; this comes from the coding sequence ATGCGACCCGATATCGCCGTCTTGCCGCCACGCTTCCTGCGCACCAAGGAAGCCGCGGATTTCCTCAGCCTCTCCGCCCGAACGCTCGAAAAGCACCGTACCTATGGCACTGGTCCTGGCTACCGAAAACTCGGCGGCCGTGTCGTCTATGCCGTCGATGATCTTCAGGCCTGGGCCGAACGCGGCGCCGTCACCTCAACATCCGACCCGCGTGGGTCGGTCCTGCCGGCCAAGCGTCACACACCGACGCCGCTGGCGCATGACGGACGATACGCACGCTGA
- a CDS encoding DUF736 domain-containing protein produces MQQIGEFTRQKTGYSGRIHTLSLNLDVAIVAAEASETENAPDYRVHAGSEDGPEIGAGWQRSSEKAGDYVSIQLDDPTLAQPIRANLFRNGDDKTSWSLHWARPRDRGEKD; encoded by the coding sequence ATGCAACAGATCGGGGAATTCACGCGCCAGAAGACTGGCTATAGCGGGCGCATCCACACGCTCAGCCTCAACCTGGATGTCGCCATTGTGGCGGCGGAAGCGAGCGAAACGGAGAATGCGCCTGACTACCGCGTTCACGCCGGAAGCGAGGACGGCCCCGAGATTGGCGCCGGCTGGCAACGCTCCAGCGAAAAGGCCGGAGACTATGTCTCGATCCAGCTCGACGACCCGACCCTCGCGCAGCCGATCCGCGCGAACCTCTTTCGCAATGGCGACGACAAGACGTCCTGGTCGCTGCACTGGGCGCGTCCGCGCGACCGCGGCGAGAAGGATTGA